Below is a window of Mucilaginibacter ginkgonis DNA.
TTGAAGCAGTATAACCAAAATCGGCTGACGGGCCCGCGGTAACATTGAGTGTTAACGCGTTTGATGCTACATAGCAGCTGGAAGATGAGATGTTATCAGAACTTGCAGACACCAGCCGGTATAAATAAGTGCCTGCAGGAGATGGAATACTTATTGGGAATGATGTAGCAGTTGATGCGCTGCCGATATCGACCCATCCGTTAGCGGTGGTATATATTTGAGGTTTCTGCACAAATCCGCTCGCTAAAGTGCTCTGCGAATTAATGGTGATGGCCTGGGTTGAACCCGCGCATGTAGTGGCACTTGTCGCTGATGACGAACTGCCCAATGAAGCGACAACCTGCGAGCCATAAGCCCTGAAGGTAATATCATCTAACGCAAGGTCATTAGCCGGTGCACCACCATTGGCATTATTGGTCATTTGAATAACTACATCTTCTGAACTTGTAGTCGTAAAATTAAATGTGAAGGACTTCCATATCCCTTTGCCAGAAGTGGAAGTGATAGGAATTTGCCCGGTGTTATAGGATCCTAAAACTGTTCCCGAAACTGTGGTAACAGAGAAAGTAATGTTTGGCGGGCTGTTATCCTGCGACCGTAGCAGGTTCATGATCCAGGCACCAAACTGGTAGGTAGTGCCGCCGCAGAGGCCGCTCACCGTCTTCTTGTAAAAATAATCTGTCTTGGCGGCGCTGGCATTTACCACCATCATATACCCGCCGGTGTCACCGGTATGGTCAGTTGTAGTCCACCAAGTACCCGGCGTGTTGGTTGTATTTTCTATGGTGTAAGACCCGTCAATGGGAAAGTCGGCAGAACTGTAGGTGTAGTTTGTTGTCCCGGCCGTCAACGCACCTGCGTGCGAAGCAGTTCCCGCCCCGAAGGTTATGTTTACCACCGGGTCGCCCAAGCTTTGCGCTTTAGCCGCTTTTGCCAGCAACAACAAAACCCCGAAACATGGTATACTAATCGCAAGAGTGCGGCACACAAATTTCAGGGTTTTCAAAATCGACAGAAACAGGGACATAGGGCGTTTAAGAAGCGCCTGCTTGCGCAGACGCTCTATCATCATTATGAAAAAACACATCGGGCTGACCATGTTCGCAGCAGGATCAGCGATGTATTATCAAAAATTGATGTTTACCTTATATCATGAATGAATGTATCGATAAACGTTGGTTTTTTATTGACTAACAGAGGGGAAAGAGTATGAAGCGATGATTGTTGTTGGTGGTGAAGTAAATTTATTTAGCTACCACCTTTAAAACTATTCTGATTTTTACAAGGCGATATGATACGAGGTAACTTGAAGTGAGTGATTCGTATAGTTGGAAATATAATATTGATAATCGGTTGAAAATCAGAAAACTCTGGGCAAGGTTTGAATCCCTCCCTATCCAATGGGCTCACCCAAAATCAATAAATATGTACGATCCGACTGAAATAATCGGAGCAAAAAAAACTATTTGATCCGTTTAAATTCATATGGAACAGCCACTCTAAGGATGGTATTTGAATAAAAAATCTAACACAATCATCAAGGTGTAGTTTAAAAGCAACGCATATAAACTGAAGCTAATTTTCTCTTCAAAAAGTTGCTTCTGATTATAGTGCCCAGGGCGAAGAACACACGGTATGGGCTTATTTATCTCCAACCAAATCGTTGAAGAGCACGAAGGTAAGATTTGGGTAACCAGCACTGAATGCGAAGGTACTTTATTTTACGTCCGGCTACCGCGTGCTAAGTGATGTTTAACTGAGAGGTGCAACTTCCTTAGGTGCTACATTATTCCTTCGGTTTACAAACCTGTGGTCACCATAAGTTTTAATTTGAATAGGATGGGCAAAATGGAAGATCCAAATAAACTGCTTGGCGAATCATGAAAATTAGTCGATTAGGTTCAATGGTTAGTATAATCCACTATCAGATGTATTTTATTGTCTAACTGTTCGACATAGTGCTGCATTTCTTTCAGAGGACCGCAGTTTTGAAGCTCTCCTTCGATGTCGATCAAAGTCAGCAATCCTTTGAGTGTAGCGACAGGTCTTCTGAGCTGGTGAGATTGATTAAAAGCAATTTCGTCTAGCTTTAGCCGCTGTGCTTCGGCACTGGCCTTTTGCCGTATGCGTTCAGAGATATCACTTCCATTATAAGACACGCCAATAATTTCACCATCCGGGTTACGTGCAGGGTCAATTGCGACATCCCACCAGTACGATTTATTCTTAAATTCGATATGCCTTTCCATTTTGGTAGATATTCCCTGAAGGGCGTTATTACAGGCTGAAGTAACGCGCTCCCGGTCGATTGGGTCGATCAGTTCCATGATAGAATACCCTGAATTTATTTTAATGCCGTGATGTTCGTATATAAAATCGCTCATTGCCTTGCTGTAGGCTGTCACCTTAAAATCGAGATCCAAAAGCAGGTGTGCGCATGCGCAACTATCAAAAAAAGAGTGCATGGTCAATTCTTCTTTTTTTGCAGAGAGAAATTGATCTTTCAGCATTTCAAGGCTCGCATCAAACTCAAGTAATTGAATAACCTGTTCTGCCAGTATTTGCAGCATTTGCTGTTGCTCTTTACTCAGCGTTCCTGGAGTTTGGTTTATAACACAGAGGCTTCCTAAATGAAGCCCATCCTGGGTTGTAAGGGGCGTACCTGCATAAAAACGGATATGCGGATCTTCGGTAACCAAGGGATTGGCCAAAAATCGTAGATCCTGTTCTGTGTCCTCAACCATCAAAAAATCTGCCTGTTCTATCACATGAGTGCAGAAAGCATGGGAGCGGGGCGTAGTTTCAAAATTAAAGGCTTGTTTAAAAGGGATATATTGGGTGTCGCTGTCTATAAGAGTAATCAACGCGGTGGGTGTGCCACAAATATCGGCAGCAAGGGATACAATTTCTTGTAACTCCTCTTCTTTGCTAATCTTTAGTTTTAAAAAGCGGTTAACGGCCTGTAACCGCTCCAATTCACGTTTAGGCATTTTTTTAATTGTTTACGCTGTCATTTTTTCTTGCAACTCTTTGACCGCTTCTGCCAAAAGCTGCACTTCTTCCAACTCTGGTTTAATGGAACTGTTTTGCACTTCACTCATTAGCCGCACAATTTCTTGTGCAGGTTGCTCTAAGTCATGCAGTTCAACTTTTCTTATTTTACGCAGCGACTTATTTTGATTTTTAACCAGCTCTTCCTGTTCTACCCGTGCCGTGATATCGATCCGGTTAAAAGACACACCCACGATCTGTTGATCCCGGTCATAAGCCGGTTCAAAAATCATATACCAGCAAATACGGCGATTTCCATACTGAAGGTCTTTCTCAAGGTTGACTTTTTCACCTGCCAACGCTTTTTGGACGGCAGCGACGTAATCTGAACGAAAGTCCATGTGAAGGTAATCTACTAGTAAAGTGCCCGTCACCAAATGTTTTCCCTGTGTATTAACGGTAAACTCGTCGAATGCTTTATTATAGGCCACGATTCGCATTTCAAGGTCCAGTAATACATGATTGGAACTTGAGCTTTCAAAAAATGAATGAAGTGTGATAGCCATATTCCGCGAAGCAACATATTGTTCTTTAAGCAATTGCAGGCTGGCATCAAATTCTAAAAGATGCATAACCTGATTAGATAAGCTTTTAAGCATACGCCGCTGAATATCGCTTAGTGTTTTAGCTTTTACATCATAAACACACACCGTACCTATTGTATCTCCTTCATTAGTAATTAGCGGTGCACCCGCATAAAAACGTATGTGTGGTTCGTTTTTTACAAAAGGGTTCTCGGCAAAGTAAGGGTCAACGCTGGCATCAGCTACAGCAAAGACCTCATCTTGCCTAATAGTCTGTTGGCAAAAAGAATGGTTATAATTTATTTGTTCCAGATCAGTTCCTACGCTAAATTTAACATGCTGTAACTGATCATCCATAAAAGTGATCAGAGCAATCGGCGCGCTACAGATCAAGGCCGCGTGTTCTACTATTTTTTGAAGCTCGGCTTCTTTGCTGATCTGTAGTTTTAAAAACCGGTTAACCGTTTGCAACCGTTCAAGTTCTCTTCGCGGCATAAAAGAACATATTTAAAAAGTCAATTTATAAGTTTATGAATATAGTTAAAATCCTGTAGATATAATTATTATAGGATCATTCATGAAATGATATTTTACATGACACTGACGCGCTTTATGCGACCGCAAGCTTAACTCATTAAATGACAAAACTTATCGTAGTAATGCAAAAAGATGCGCATGGTAGTTCACGAACGTTAGTCACATACTATATACTCAGAAATAGGTATTAATTACAGTGCAGATCTATGGACGCAGGAAATTCAACTAACGAACTAAGCAGCAATTGTAAGATCCAGTGGCAGTCTACAGGATGTTAATCACCAGCTAATTAATGCAGACAGGCTAACATGAATCGTTTTTTTTGCAGGAGGTAATATCATAATAACGATAGGCGATCTTATCAAGTGTAGTTACGTATACTATCATAATAACTTTTAATTCCAGGAGTATGATAGAATACTGTCAACGATATGTGGCAAATTCACTTTGGCGAGAAGCATTTAAATACGGAACTGCAAGTATAAATTATACTATAAGTAAGGATTAGGTTTTATAACAAACAGTTTATAACTTAAGTAGCCTGTACTATCGATATCATCCAAGCTTATTCCACAAGAAAGTAGAGGAAGCTTATCTGCATCGCCAGCTGCTGTTCATTGATATCTTTAATTTCCTCAAAAATGCCCCAGCATATTACTGCGCGCCAATTAAAGAAATCATTGATATCATCCACCTCAAAACACGCCTCGGGGTTTTTTCGCGTGAGATTAAGCTCTAGTCCTTCCGATAAATGCGCATAAGTGTAAGGTGTTTCATAAACATAATGAACAGGGACAACATACGTGATGCCGTCGGCATGGCAGCCGATTCGCCCTAATAATTTTGTTTTAAATAATTACTTTATTTTTTCACTATCTAATGTCCCCAACATAATCTCATACGGTCAAATAAAAATGTTATTCAATTTTGTTTCAGCAATGGCAAGTTCAAGGATACCAAATTGCGGTAACGGCCACTCATTCCAGAGCTGTTTATAATAAGCTATTCCGGAAAGCAGCTGTTCTTTAAATTTATACAGCTGTTTTTGTTTTTTTTCAGTCAGATCTTTCAAGTGTGCCTGAAGGTCCTTTTGTAAATAATCGATATAGAGCTCCAGTTCTTTAATGAACATATGCGGACGTTTAACATCATCCAACAAATTTACTTTCCCATAAATATGCTGTACCATTTCTTCCAGGCCATAGATACGGTTAAAATAGGCCAAATTGGGTCCGGGGCAGATAGCTACCGCGTTATTTTCTTTTGGCTTTTCAATTCTATATTTTAAATAAGTGGATGAACATAAGCCTTCACAGAGGCATATCTTTTCGGTGATTTTATCAAATTGCTTTTTATAATCAGCCGGTGCTGGACTTAGCGCTTGTAATTGACTTATTTTTAAAACCTGGTATTCTCTGGAGGCGGTGCAAATTGGATGTTCGGTGAATTCTGTATTGGTACACAAATACTTTTTCGTACAAGGACTGCCCGGCCTGCCTTTTTCAAGTCGTTCCAGTCGCTGTTTTTCTATTGAACTATTTTTAAAATTATTGAACAGGATACCCAGAGGCGATGCGCCGCTCAGGTGATAGTCGGTTTCCACTGCCCCTGCAAGTTGAAGTAAGGTGGCATCATCTACGTTAGTAGCTTCGGGCACCAGGAGAAACGGACTGCCCCATCCGGTAGAATTAAGCGCATAATAGTGGAGTAAAAACTCATTTTCAGCAGCGGTACCAATACCGCCCTGTACACTTAGACGTTGTGGTTGGCGACGCGTCGTCAGCCCTTTTTCTAACAGGGCCAATTCATATAACCCGGTGAGCTCCCTATTCATTTCCTCACGTTTCTGTTTAAACTCTTCAAGTATTGGCCCTAATAGATAACCTTCGGTGGCGAAAGCATGACCACCGCAGTTTAAACCTGATTCTACACGGAATTCGGACACCCATAAACCTTTTTTTGCCAAAAATTTTGCCTGTATAAAGGCGGAACGGAAGTCACTGACTTTTAAAATGATCTTCTTCTTTAATTCTCCGCGTTCATCCGGCTGGAAATCGGCAAAGGTTTCCAGATAGCTGTATAATTTAGGATTCATACCTGCGGAAAGCGTCACAGAAGATCGCAGATTACTATAGGCAAAGCCGCGTAAACCGGCCAGCGCATCTGTGTTTTCATCTCCAAGATAGCTCCCATCTGGAAAAAAATTCATTTTATCGACCTTAGCCATAATATTTACGTCAATCGCCCCGGGATGCATAAGTTCCCTTAATAAATTTTGGAAAAAATATTTTTGCGAACCATCCGGGTATTCCAGCATCAGGTCATAGCCCTGCTTTAACTGCGATGTTTCAGGTTGCAGCTCAAAGTACCGGCAGATATCGCTGCCTGGTTTAAAAGATTGTATTTTCAGTTCCCTAAACTGCTTTTCCACCAGATCGTTAACTAAGTTTAAATAAGCAGTGATCCTCTTCGCACGGGCATCCGGTGCAGTTTTTGGAATTATTGTGTACGGCAGTTGGTTTTCGGCTGAATGGTAAGCCCGCATTCTTTCCGTTAGCTCATCGTCAACAATGGATATCACAGAAGAAATACCGTAACGTGCTACTTTAAGCGGGGTGTCTATAGAATATCCTAACCCCAACACAGGGATGTGAAATGTATGGCTCATGAATCAAAATTAGGTTGCTGGCTCCTTCTGAAAACTGATATAGGTCACATTTTTTGCGGGTATTCATCATTGTGTCGCTATAGCCAAAATGAGAATTTTGAAGCTATAAGTAGCTTTCAATGAATGAGATCTCGACGATTAAAGAAATTACCTGTTATCACTGTGGTGACGAAGTTACCAACGTCGGTATCATGGCTGATAAGAAGGATTTTTGCTGCAACGGTTGTAAAGCGGTATACCAAGTATTAAGAGATAATCAGCTTTGCAGTTATTATAGTTATAATGATCATCCGGGCGCGAATTGCGCACAGCAAAATAAACGCTTTGATTACCTAAGCGAACCGTCAATCATTAGCCAGCTGATAGATTACACCGATGAACAGCAGACCGTCGTTACCTTTTATCTGCCTCATATCCATTGCAGCTCTTGTCTCTGGCTGCTGGAACAATTGAATAGGATCAATCCTGCCATTTACTATTGCCGGGTAGATTTCTTGAAAAAGCAGATTAATATCAAATTTGATCACCGGCAGCTTGCCCTGCAGGGGCTTGTTGAGCTATTGGATGATATTGGTTATGAGCCGCTGATCAGCTTGCAGGATATCATCAAAAAACAAAATGCCATCCCCCGTGATAATTTAGTGCTAAAAATAGCGGTTGCCGGATTTTGCTTTGGCAATGTCATGCTGCTTAGTTTCCCGGAATACTTTGGCCTATCACTCGCCGAGCAGTCCTTCCGGCACTTTTTTGGCTGGCTCAATATTTTGTTTGCCCTACCGGTGGTCTTTTACAGCGGAGGCGATTATTTTGTCTCTGCCTGGAATAACCTGCGTAATAGGATATTGCATATTGATTTCCCCTTGGCCCTGGGTATCTTGGTGTTATTTATCCGTACTGTCGCCGAGGTTCTGAGCCACAGCGGTGCCGGATTTGCTGATACACTATGCGGGCTGGTTTTCTTCCTCCTGATCGGCAAACTTGTACAACAAAAAACCTATCATCATATTTCATTTGAGCGTGATTATCGTTCATTTTTCCCGGTAGCTGTACAGGTGATCGCCGATGGTAAAGAAAGACCGTTTCCGCTGTCTGATTTAGAAACCGGCCATCGCATCATTATTCGTAATCAGGAGATCATACCGGCCGATGCTATTCTTTTAAAGGGTGAGGCGCTGATTGATTTTAGTTTTGTCACTGGAGAATCCCTACCTGTGGCCAAAACTTTAGGAGAGATCGTTTACGCCGGCGGTCGGCAAACTGGCCATGCCATTGAGTTAGAGGTGATCAAACCTGTTTCTCAAAGTTACCTTACGCAACTTTGGAACAATGAAGCTTTCACGCAGCCAAAAGAAAACCGGTTACCCTCTTTCAATGAAAAAATAGGTAAATATTTCACCGTTATTTTGCTGGTTATCGCGCTTTCAGCCTTTTTCTTTTGGCTTCAAACTGATATAAAAAGGGCTCTTGCAGCCTTTACTTCCGTATTGATCGTGGCCTGCCCATGTGCGCTGGCCTTGAGCACCCCTTTCACCTTATCTGCTGCGCTTAGTGTTTTTGACGGTAACCGCTTCTACTTAAAAAACACGGCAGTTGTAGAACAAATGGCAGGCGTAGATACTATCGTACTGGACAAGACGGGAACAATCA
It encodes the following:
- a CDS encoding GAF domain-containing protein, which encodes MPKRELERLQAVNRFLKLKISKEEELQEIVSLAADICGTPTALITLIDSDTQYIPFKQAFNFETTPRSHAFCTHVIEQADFLMVEDTEQDLRFLANPLVTEDPHIRFYAGTPLTTQDGLHLGSLCVINQTPGTLSKEQQQMLQILAEQVIQLLEFDASLEMLKDQFLSAKKEELTMHSFFDSCACAHLLLDLDFKVTAYSKAMSDFIYEHHGIKINSGYSIMELIDPIDRERVTSACNNALQGISTKMERHIEFKNKSYWWDVAIDPARNPDGEIIGVSYNGSDISERIRQKASAEAQRLKLDEIAFNQSHQLRRPVATLKGLLTLIDIEGELQNCGPLKEMQHYVEQLDNKIHLIVDYTNH
- a CDS encoding pyridoxamine 5'-phosphate oxidase family protein; its protein translation is MGCHADGITYVVPVHYVYETPYTYAHLSEGLELNLTRKNPEACFEVDDINDFFNWRAVICWGIFEEIKDINEQQLAMQISFLYFLVE
- a CDS encoding ATP-binding protein, whose protein sequence is MGLFISNQIVEEHEGKIWVTSTECEGTLFYVRLPRAK
- a CDS encoding GAF domain-containing protein codes for the protein MQTVNRFLKLQISKEAELQKIVEHAALICSAPIALITFMDDQLQHVKFSVGTDLEQINYNHSFCQQTIRQDEVFAVADASVDPYFAENPFVKNEPHIRFYAGAPLITNEGDTIGTVCVYDVKAKTLSDIQRRMLKSLSNQVMHLLEFDASLQLLKEQYVASRNMAITLHSFFESSSSNHVLLDLEMRIVAYNKAFDEFTVNTQGKHLVTGTLLVDYLHMDFRSDYVAAVQKALAGEKVNLEKDLQYGNRRICWYMIFEPAYDRDQQIVGVSFNRIDITARVEQEELVKNQNKSLRKIRKVELHDLEQPAQEIVRLMSEVQNSSIKPELEEVQLLAEAVKELQEKMTA
- a CDS encoding heavy metal translocating P-type ATPase, yielding MNEISTIKEITCYHCGDEVTNVGIMADKKDFCCNGCKAVYQVLRDNQLCSYYSYNDHPGANCAQQNKRFDYLSEPSIISQLIDYTDEQQTVVTFYLPHIHCSSCLWLLEQLNRINPAIYYCRVDFLKKQINIKFDHRQLALQGLVELLDDIGYEPLISLQDIIKKQNAIPRDNLVLKIAVAGFCFGNVMLLSFPEYFGLSLAEQSFRHFFGWLNILFALPVVFYSGGDYFVSAWNNLRNRILHIDFPLALGILVLFIRTVAEVLSHSGAGFADTLCGLVFFLLIGKLVQQKTYHHISFERDYRSFFPVAVQVIADGKERPFPLSDLETGHRIIIRNQEIIPADAILLKGEALIDFSFVTGESLPVAKTLGEIVYAGGRQTGHAIELEVIKPVSQSYLTQLWNNEAFTQPKENRLPSFNEKIGKYFTVILLVIALSAFFFWLQTDIKRALAAFTSVLIVACPCALALSTPFTLSAALSVFDGNRFYLKNTAVVEQMAGVDTIVLDKTGTITTGDATSITLNAPLTSQQRQLIYSVCMNSGHLLSRMICRYLDAEDRLEVSDYTEIHGMGIVANIRHHQVRIGNKYFVLGNRETNLKSTQVHLMIDSNYLGCFCFLHHYREGLDKITTLQPQYQLHLLSGDGDHELTELLPVFDTAEQLHFNQSPQQKLDYIRMLQLNDSKVMMVGDGLNDSGALRQSDLGIAVTENINNFSPGSDAILDGRSFAKLASFLKFAKDTVRVIHISFGISLVYNIVGLSFAITGKLSPLVAAILMPVSTVTIISFTSIATRLAARFRQLI